One segment of Haloplanus natans DSM 17983 DNA contains the following:
- the gatA gene encoding Asp-tRNA(Asn)/Glu-tRNA(Gln) amidotransferase subunit GatA: MSLDAFITETTIEGDDDGPLAGRTVAVKDNISTEGVRTTCGSAMLEEYVPPYDATVVERLKAAGASVVGKTNMDEFGMGTTTETSAFGPTKNPVDESRVPGGSSGGSAAAVAAGEADFALGSDTGGSIRCPAAFCGVVGIKPTYGLVSRYGLVAYANSLEQIGPLAPTVEGAAEVLEVIAGPDECDATTREEGADAAYADAADGDVEGLTVGVPTELIEGADERVVETFEDALAGLEAQGAETHEVSLPSVERAVQAYYVIAMSEASSNLARFDGVRYGPKTETEGNWNEAFAQVREAGFGDEVKRRVLLGTYALSAGYHDKYYAKAQDARAWLKRDFDEALSEADVLASPTMPVLPFELGESLDDPLQMYLADANTVPVNLANLPAISVPAGEADGLPVGLQLIGGAFDERTLVRAASAVEA; encoded by the coding sequence ATGAGCCTCGACGCGTTCATCACCGAGACCACCATCGAGGGCGACGACGACGGCCCACTGGCGGGTCGAACCGTCGCCGTCAAGGACAACATCTCGACCGAGGGCGTCCGGACCACCTGTGGCTCCGCGATGCTCGAGGAGTACGTGCCGCCGTACGACGCCACGGTCGTCGAACGCCTGAAGGCGGCGGGCGCGTCCGTCGTCGGCAAGACGAATATGGACGAGTTCGGGATGGGGACCACGACGGAGACGTCGGCGTTCGGCCCGACCAAGAACCCGGTCGACGAGTCCCGCGTCCCCGGCGGCTCTTCGGGCGGGAGCGCAGCCGCCGTCGCCGCCGGTGAGGCCGATTTCGCCCTCGGGAGCGACACCGGGGGATCGATCCGCTGTCCCGCCGCCTTCTGTGGCGTCGTCGGCATCAAGCCAACCTACGGCCTGGTCTCCCGGTACGGCCTCGTCGCCTACGCCAACTCGCTGGAACAGATCGGGCCGCTCGCGCCGACCGTCGAGGGGGCCGCCGAGGTACTGGAGGTCATCGCCGGGCCCGACGAGTGCGACGCGACCACCCGCGAGGAGGGTGCCGACGCCGCCTACGCCGACGCCGCCGACGGGGACGTCGAGGGACTCACGGTCGGCGTTCCGACCGAACTGATCGAGGGCGCCGACGAACGCGTCGTCGAGACGTTCGAGGACGCCCTCGCCGGCCTCGAAGCCCAGGGAGCCGAGACCCACGAAGTGAGCCTCCCCTCGGTCGAACGCGCCGTGCAGGCGTACTACGTCATCGCCATGTCGGAGGCGTCCTCGAACCTCGCGCGCTTCGACGGCGTGCGCTACGGGCCGAAGACGGAGACGGAGGGCAACTGGAACGAGGCGTTCGCACAGGTCCGCGAGGCGGGCTTCGGCGACGAGGTGAAACGCCGCGTCCTCCTCGGCACTTACGCGCTCTCCGCGGGCTATCACGACAAGTACTACGCGAAGGCACAGGATGCCCGTGCGTGGCTCAAGCGGGACTTCGACGAGGCGCTGTCCGAAGCGGACGTGCTGGCGTCGCCGACGATGCCCGTCCTCCCGTTCGAACTCGGCGAGAGCCTCGACGACCCGCTGCAGATGTATCTCGCGGACGCCAACACGGTGCCGGTGAATCTCGCGAACCTGCCCGCTATCTCGGTGCCCGCGGGCGAGGCGGACGGCCTCCCGGTCGGTCTCCAGTTGATCGGCGGCGCGTTCGACGAGCGGACGCTCGTCCGTGCCGCGAGCGCCGTCGAAGCCTGA
- the gatC gene encoding Asp-tRNA(Asn)/Glu-tRNA(Gln) amidotransferase subunit GatC, whose product MSETPVDPDEVRHVADLARIDLDEDEVDRFTVQFADILSYFDALDDVPEVEAEADLVNVMREDEVREGLTQEEALRNAPESEDGYFKGPSVS is encoded by the coding sequence ATGAGCGAGACGCCCGTCGACCCCGACGAGGTGCGCCACGTCGCGGACCTCGCCCGGATCGACCTCGACGAGGACGAGGTGGACCGATTCACCGTGCAGTTCGCCGACATCCTCTCTTATTTCGACGCGCTGGACGACGTGCCCGAAGTCGAGGCTGAGGCCGACCTGGTGAACGTCATGCGCGAAGACGAGGTTCGAGAGGGGCTGACCCAGGAAGAGGCGCTCCGGAACGCCCCGGAGAGCGAGGACGGCTACTTCAAAGGGCCGAGCGTCTCATGA
- a CDS encoding glutathione-independent formaldehyde dehydrogenase, which translates to MNAVVYKGPHEVAVEEVDEPEIEHPNDVLIDITTTCICGSDLHMYEGRTAAEPGIVFGHENMGVVSEVGEAVSDLEVGDRVVAPFNVACGFCENCEDGYTGFCTNVNPGFAGGAYGYVAMGPYKGGQAEKLRIPYADFNALKLPEGDAHEDAFALLADIFPTGWHGTELANLEPGDSVAVYGAGPVGLMAAYSAKIKGAAEIYVVDRVPSRLDLAEEHCDATPINFEEGDPVEQIKDLHGGGVDKGVDAVGYQAVDPEKQADSAYDPARENPAVVINNLIRTVKPTGELGIPGLYVPEDPGAPDDMAAQGRLGIDFGLLFEKGQALGTGQCNVKSYNRELRDLIIEGRADPSWVVSHRVGLDEAPEMYEAFDNREEGVTKVLLEP; encoded by the coding sequence ATGAACGCTGTCGTCTACAAAGGACCACACGAAGTCGCAGTCGAGGAAGTCGACGAACCGGAGATCGAACACCCCAACGACGTCCTCATCGACATCACGACGACCTGTATCTGTGGCTCCGACCTCCACATGTACGAGGGACGGACGGCCGCGGAGCCGGGAATCGTCTTCGGGCACGAGAACATGGGGGTCGTCAGCGAAGTCGGCGAGGCGGTGTCGGATCTCGAAGTCGGCGACCGCGTCGTCGCCCCGTTCAACGTCGCCTGTGGCTTCTGTGAGAACTGCGAGGACGGCTACACCGGCTTCTGTACGAACGTCAACCCCGGCTTCGCCGGCGGCGCGTACGGCTACGTCGCCATGGGCCCGTACAAGGGGGGTCAGGCCGAGAAACTCCGAATCCCCTACGCCGACTTCAACGCGCTGAAACTCCCGGAGGGCGACGCACACGAAGATGCGTTCGCGCTACTGGCGGACATCTTCCCGACGGGATGGCACGGCACCGAACTCGCCAACCTCGAACCGGGCGACTCCGTGGCGGTGTACGGCGCCGGTCCGGTCGGCCTGATGGCCGCCTATAGCGCGAAAATCAAGGGCGCGGCCGAGATTTACGTCGTCGACCGCGTGCCCTCCCGGCTGGACCTCGCCGAGGAGCACTGCGACGCGACGCCGATCAACTTCGAGGAGGGCGACCCCGTCGAGCAGATCAAGGACCTGCACGGCGGCGGCGTCGACAAGGGCGTCGACGCGGTCGGCTACCAAGCGGTCGATCCGGAGAAGCAGGCGGACTCCGCCTACGATCCCGCCCGCGAGAATCCCGCCGTCGTCATCAACAATCTCATTCGGACGGTGAAACCGACGGGTGAACTCGGTATCCCCGGGCTCTACGTGCCCGAGGACCCCGGCGCACCGGACGACATGGCCGCACAGGGCCGTCTCGGCATCGACTTCGGCCTCCTCTTCGAGAAGGGACAGGCACTCGGTACCGGCCAGTGTAACGTCAAGTCGTACAACCGCGAGCTTCGCGACCTGATCATCGAGGGTCGGGCCGATCCGAGTTGGGTCGTCTCCCACCGCGTCGGTCTCGACGAGGCCCCCGAAATGTACGAGGCCTTCGACAACCGCGAAGAGGGCGTCACGAAGGTGCTGCTAGAGCCGTAG
- a CDS encoding GlcG/HbpS family heme-binding protein: protein MVQSITLDTAKQLIDAAERKAEEIDNPMVITVANSEGNLIAQHRMDDAWLASVSISRNKAYTSAALDMPTHELAEPSEPGNSLYGLQTTDEGRIVIFGGGYPLFDESGDVVGAFGVSGGAVEQDMEVAQAGVSRWEELRGE, encoded by the coding sequence ATGGTTCAATCCATTACTCTCGATACTGCAAAACAGTTGATCGACGCGGCGGAGCGGAAGGCCGAGGAGATAGACAACCCGATGGTCATCACCGTCGCGAACAGCGAGGGGAACCTCATCGCGCAGCATCGGATGGACGACGCGTGGCTGGCGTCCGTCTCCATCTCGCGGAACAAGGCCTATACATCGGCCGCGCTAGATATGCCCACGCACGAACTCGCCGAACCCTCCGAACCCGGCAACTCCCTGTACGGGCTCCAGACGACCGACGAGGGACGGATCGTCATTTTCGGCGGTGGCTACCCGCTGTTTGACGAGTCGGGGGACGTGGTCGGCGCGTTCGGCGTCTCCGGCGGCGCCGTCGAGCAGGATATGGAAGTCGCCCAAGCCGGCGTGAGCCGCTGGGAAGAACTCCGAGGTGAGTAA